One genomic segment of Arcobacter porcinus includes these proteins:
- a CDS encoding glycosyltransferase family 2 protein, whose product MKKIYSILVAYNPDLEELNQAVERLKKQTDIVIVCNNSDYDVEFEGEQVKVFNFGENLGIAKAQSIGMKWAFENGADFILQMDQDSIPHDDLVEKLLECYEELTEKGYKVGLVGSQDYDKDTKKESIARYKKGILIQDTEYISVEQILSSGSLISIETYNIIGGMDDKLFIDAVDFEYCWRILQNKMFIIKNPKALIAHKLGNGNRKILSLLTVGVPSPIRHYYQVRNTLLLINRSYAPFYWKYSNFLKVVFKIVIYPFVLDRGFLRFSYMMKGLKDGILGKSGKINE is encoded by the coding sequence ATGAAAAAAATATATTCAATACTCGTAGCATATAATCCAGATTTAGAAGAACTAAATCAAGCAGTTGAGAGACTCAAAAAACAAACAGACATAGTCATAGTGTGTAACAATTCAGATTATGATGTAGAGTTTGAAGGTGAACAGGTTAAGGTATTTAATTTTGGGGAAAATCTAGGTATTGCTAAAGCTCAAAGCATAGGGATGAAATGGGCATTTGAAAATGGAGCAGACTTTATACTTCAAATGGATCAAGACAGTATTCCCCATGATGATTTAGTAGAAAAACTTTTAGAGTGTTATGAAGAGCTAACTGAAAAAGGTTATAAAGTTGGTTTAGTTGGTTCTCAAGATTATGATAAAGATACAAAAAAAGAGAGCATTGCACGATATAAAAAAGGAATTCTAATACAAGATACGGAATATATTTCGGTTGAACAAATATTGAGTTCAGGAAGCTTGATTTCTATTGAAACATACAATATTATCGGAGGTATGGATGATAAGTTATTTATAGATGCTGTTGATTTTGAATACTGCTGGAGAATATTACAAAACAAAATGTTTATAATAAAAAATCCTAAAGCTTTAATTGCACATAAGCTAGGAAATGGAAATAGAAAAATTTTAAGTTTATTAACAGTTGGGGTGCCTAGTCCTATAAGACATTATTATCAAGTTAGAAATACTTTGCTTTTAATAAATAGGAGTTATGCACCATTTTATTGGAAATATTCAAATTTCTTAAAAGTAGTATTTAAAATAGTTATTTATCCTTTTGTTTTAGATAGAGGTTTTTTGAGATTTTCATATATGATGAAAGGTTTAAAAGATGGCATTTTGGGTAAAAGTGGAAAAATAAATGAGTAA